The Mucilaginibacter gracilis genomic interval GGTTACCTGTTTTATATCCTCAAAACTGTACGACGTATCTTGCAGATTTAGCCTTTTTGCTGCCGACGGACGGAAATAATTTAATCCCCAAAAAATATAAAACACCACAATTAAAGCTTGTACAACTATAATTACTTTAAGCAAACAAATAAACATTAACCTAAAGCGGCGCAATACCAATAAACGGATAATTTTGATAAGAACGTACAGCAGATAAACAATAAGGAGGATATAAAATACATCGCCAACGCTAAACGGAAACAAATTAAATACCGGATGCAGCACCCAACAAATACCCAAATACAAGCTACCCGAATAGTAGCGTTCTACAGCCGTAGGGTGGTTCATAAAAAGCACCATCAATACCCATATTGCGGCTAAAACCACAATAATTGCAATTTTTGATTGGATGGGGCCTTTGCTGTATTTGAAACGGATCATTTTTTGTATCCTTCAAATATAGCTTTTCGGAAATAAAAATCCCCGGTAAAAATTATACCGGGGAATTATAACAATGCCGTTAAATTAAAGGCATTGCCGTGGCTTTTTATTCGCCAACATTAAGCGTGCCTTCTATCGAGTCGTCCATTGTTTTGCCTGTTACCAGGGATGCCGCCATTTTAGCAAATTGAACAATAGAACCATGCTTATTATCCCAGTAATAACCTTGAAGCGGACTAACCTTAATGGTAGTTATCAACGGATCGTCTATACCGCCCTGAAACCATACTTTGGCGATGGGGTCCCAAATTTCTTCAATTTTGGCTTTGTCGTTACCAATTTCGGCCATGCCATAAATATTGACGAAACCGGTATGAGCCGATGCCTGATAAAACAGATGCACAAAAGGGTCGGCGGTAATTTCTTTGTTGTGTTCGCTGTCTTTAGCACTCAAAAACCAAAGGTTACCCTGGTCATCAACCTGCTGGGTAGACATTGGCCTGGCCGAAACAGGTAAACCTGTTTTAATACTGGTAATAAAAAAGCAAGAGTCAGCTTTTTTGGTTAGTTCCCTTATTTTTTCAATGGCCTCAGTTCCTTCCAGCGGCTTAATATGTTCTTCTTGTTGCGTTGCATTTATGGTATCCATAGTTTTTATTTTTTTTATAGATTAGATAACCGTTAAACTTATAGTTTGTGTGATTTATTTTAATTAAAAAGATAATAATAGTCCGTAATAAGAAATTGATGCTTCTGCCACAAGTTTATACCTTTGCTATTCGTTATAAAAACAAGCACTATGAACAAGGTACGTTGGGGAATATTAAGCACGGCTAAAATTGGCCGTGTACAGGTAATACCGGCTATGCAAAAAAGCCAGTATGCACAGGTTGTTGCCATTGCTTCGCGCGACAAGCAAAAGGCGGAAGAAACTGCCAATGATTTGGGAATTTTTAAAATATATGACGACTACGAAGCCCTACTGGCCGACCCTGATATTGATGCTATTTACAACCCGCTACCCAACCATTTACACGTGCCTTATACCATTAAAGCTTTGCAGGCCGGTAAACATGTGCTTTGCGAAAAACCAATTGCCTTAACGGCTCGCGAAGCTCAACAGCTATTTGATGCCTGCCAGCAATACCCGCAACTTAAAGTAATGGAAGCTTTTATGTACCGTTTCCACCCGCAATGGCTCAAAGCCAAACAACTGGTTGATGCTGGTTTATTAGGCGAGGTAAAAACGATAAACGCGTTTTTCTCCTATTTTAACAATGATGCCGCCAACATCCGCAATAAGCCCGAAACTGGTGGCGGCGCGCTGATGGATATTGGATGCTATTGCATCTCGTTTCCGCGTTACATAATAGGCACCGAACCACAACGCGTTACAAGCCTAATTGACTTTGAT includes:
- a CDS encoding pyridoxamine 5'-phosphate oxidase family protein; translated protein: MDTINATQQEEHIKPLEGTEAIEKIRELTKKADSCFFITSIKTGLPVSARPMSTQQVDDQGNLWFLSAKDSEHNKEITADPFVHLFYQASAHTGFVNIYGMAEIGNDKAKIEEIWDPIAKVWFQGGIDDPLITTIKVSPLQGYYWDNKHGSIVQFAKMAASLVTGKTMDDSIEGTLNVGE
- a CDS encoding Gfo/Idh/MocA family protein is translated as MNKVRWGILSTAKIGRVQVIPAMQKSQYAQVVAIASRDKQKAEETANDLGIFKIYDDYEALLADPDIDAIYNPLPNHLHVPYTIKALQAGKHVLCEKPIALTAREAQQLFDACQQYPQLKVMEAFMYRFHPQWLKAKQLVDAGLLGEVKTINAFFSYFNNDAANIRNKPETGGGALMDIGCYCISFPRYIIGTEPQRVTSLIDFDPEMKTDRLTSGLLDFGNGVTATFTCSTQLQPYQRVNIFGTKGRLEIEIPVNAIADEPARLWLQNNSEIKEMLTDPVNQYTIQTDEFSKAILNNTPVPTPLTDAVNNMKVIDALFESAKKESWISL